Proteins from a genomic interval of Novipirellula artificiosorum:
- a CDS encoding sulfatase-like hydrolase/transferase: protein MKRRLCLLLLLSASPAKADDRPNFVIIMVDDMGYAGVRCFGNPYFETPEIDRLAAEGMRLTDFHSSGTVCSPTRAGLLTGRYQQRAGIEAVIHPVREHPEHRKGLQKTEVTFAELLQSADYATALIGKWHQGYVHNSEDYHPQNHGFDEFLGYHSGNIDFVSHVGDHNEHDWWHGRKETKEEGYVTDLINRYALEFIERNKEGPFCLYIPHLAIHNPVQVRGDPVRRSEEDVGKGRWNDPVDRNWRRSGHPH from the coding sequence ATGAAACGACGACTTTGTTTACTGCTGCTTCTCTCCGCATCGCCGGCCAAGGCCGATGATCGTCCCAACTTCGTGATCATCATGGTGGATGATATGGGCTATGCCGGCGTCCGTTGTTTTGGAAACCCGTATTTCGAGACGCCTGAAATTGATCGTCTCGCCGCCGAGGGAATGCGGCTGACCGATTTCCACTCCTCGGGCACCGTCTGCTCGCCGACTCGGGCCGGATTGCTGACCGGTCGTTATCAACAGCGAGCCGGGATCGAGGCCGTGATTCATCCGGTTCGCGAGCATCCCGAACACCGCAAAGGGTTGCAGAAGACGGAAGTCACCTTTGCCGAGCTGTTGCAGTCGGCAGACTATGCCACGGCCTTGATCGGAAAATGGCACCAGGGCTACGTGCACAATTCGGAAGATTATCATCCTCAGAATCACGGATTTGATGAGTTCCTCGGCTACCACAGTGGCAACATTGATTTTGTCAGCCACGTGGGCGACCACAACGAACACGATTGGTGGCACGGACGAAAAGAGACCAAGGAGGAAGGATACGTCACGGACCTGATCAACCGGTATGCGCTCGAGTTCATCGAGCGAAACAAGGAAGGACCGTTCTGTCTGTACATTCCGCATCTGGCGATCCACAACCCGGTGCAAGTGCGAGGCGACCCGGTGCGCCGCTCGGAAGAAGACGTTGGAAAAGGCCGATGGAATGATCCGGTTGATCGCAACTGGCGACGATCCGGGCATCCTCATTGA